A genome region from Flavobacterium sp. CFS9 includes the following:
- a CDS encoding DUF5689 domain-containing protein, which translates to MKNRFLLFGYAFLLPMIYSCNNEIEIPKLECTQPSLVINQKVQKVKDFSGPVPKQYGYDDTIEAYVVSSDEGGNFFKILFLQTIATDETPATGFSVAVDVTNTYIDFRMGNKVYIKLKNQFTDLYFGGLRIGSLSVSNSGDPVIGRISQTDYKNILNASCTIMDESKLVKTISVEEALNDDKLNTLVELNGVQFAEEAIGRHYFEESNNVGGSTNWNLQDKSGNQIIFRTSSYAGFANKLVPEGSGKVRGVLTKYGSDYQLMSRSEKDLEMNGKRDIPIFTEDFQSVKNNVNFILPGWSNIVEKASKLWESMMYAGNGYAEFNTTSTTAAENAAWLVTPKINLSGYKNAVLSFRSAQHDLKIDSPLNMLEVYVSTNFDGSSVTKAKWTKLTAKFPSLLTPSRVFISSGAIDLSSYSGNINIAFKYMGSGKDKTLNGAFMVDDVRIFAEK; encoded by the coding sequence ATGAAAAATAGATTCTTACTTTTCGGTTATGCATTCTTGTTGCCGATGATTTATAGCTGTAATAATGAAATTGAAATTCCAAAATTGGAATGTACACAACCGAGTTTAGTTATTAATCAGAAGGTTCAGAAAGTTAAAGATTTTTCAGGACCCGTTCCGAAACAATATGGCTACGATGATACTATTGAGGCTTACGTAGTGTCAAGCGATGAGGGAGGAAATTTCTTTAAGATACTTTTCCTGCAAACTATCGCAACTGATGAAACACCGGCAACAGGATTTAGTGTTGCGGTTGATGTTACCAACACTTATATCGATTTTCGGATGGGGAACAAAGTGTATATCAAATTAAAGAATCAGTTTACAGATTTATATTTTGGTGGTTTGCGTATCGGAAGTTTGTCCGTAAGCAATTCGGGAGATCCAGTAATAGGCAGAATTTCGCAGACCGATTATAAAAATATCCTCAATGCATCCTGTACCATAATGGATGAAAGTAAATTGGTGAAAACAATTTCTGTAGAAGAAGCGCTCAATGACGATAAGCTTAATACATTAGTGGAGTTGAACGGAGTTCAGTTTGCAGAGGAAGCGATTGGCCGTCATTATTTTGAAGAATCCAATAATGTAGGCGGTTCGACAAACTGGAACCTTCAGGATAAAAGCGGGAATCAGATTATTTTCAGAACAAGCAGTTATGCGGGTTTTGCAAATAAATTGGTACCGGAAGGGAGTGGAAAAGTGAGAGGAGTTTTGACCAAATACGGATCAGATTATCAATTAATGAGCAGATCAGAAAAAGATCTGGAAATGAACGGAAAAAGAGATATACCAATTTTTACGGAAGATTTTCAATCTGTAAAAAATAATGTGAATTTTATTTTGCCGGGTTGGAGTAACATTGTTGAAAAAGCTTCAAAATTATGGGAGAGTATGATGTATGCCGGAAACGGTTATGCAGAGTTTAATACCACAAGTACTACTGCAGCCGAAAATGCTGCCTGGCTGGTTACTCCAAAAATCAATTTGAGCGGTTATAAAAATGCAGTATTATCCTTTAGAAGCGCACAGCACGACTTAAAGATTGATTCGCCATTAAATATGCTCGAGGTTTATGTTTCGACTAATTTCGATGGTTCTAGTGTAACCAAAGCAAAATGGACAAAGCTAACGGCAAAATTCCCTTCATTGTTGACACCATCCCGGGTTTTTATCAGTTCCGGAGCAATTGATTTATCTTCCTATTCAGGGAATATTAATATTGCATTTAAATATATGGGTTCGGGCAAGGATAAAACTTTGAATGGTGCTTTTATGGTTGATGATGTTAGAATTTTTGCTGAAAAATAA
- the hflX gene encoding GTPase HflX, translated as MLEKEVINFERTAIVGIITQNQSEEKLNEYLDELEFLTFTAGGEVIKRFSQKMERPNPKTFVGTGKIDEINLFVKENNISTLIFDDELSPSQQKNISRIIDCKILDRTNLILDIFAQRAETSYARTQVELAQCQYLLPRLSGLWTHLERQKGGIGMRGPGETEIETDRRIVRDRISLLKDKIKTIDKQMSIQRSNRGAMVRVALVGYTNVGKSTLMNAIGKSDVFVENKLFATLDTTVRKVVIKNLPFLLSDTVGFIRKLPTQLVDSFKSTLDEVREADLLLHVVDISHPDFEDHIESVNQTLLEIKSNDKPTIMVFNKIDAYKHLTIDEDDLITERTRRHYTLEEWKQTWMSNVGEDKALFISATQKQNFEEFREMVYEAVRQIHITRFPYNKFLYPDYKDAIEKEEE; from the coding sequence ATGTTAGAAAAAGAAGTTATAAATTTTGAGAGAACAGCCATTGTAGGTATTATAACTCAAAATCAAAGTGAAGAAAAACTTAACGAATATCTGGATGAATTAGAGTTTTTGACTTTTACCGCAGGAGGTGAAGTGATTAAACGCTTTTCGCAAAAAATGGAACGTCCAAATCCGAAGACTTTTGTAGGGACAGGAAAAATAGATGAAATCAATCTTTTTGTAAAAGAAAACAATATATCGACGTTGATTTTTGATGATGAATTATCACCATCACAACAAAAGAATATTTCCAGAATTATCGATTGTAAAATTTTAGACCGAACGAATTTAATTCTGGATATTTTTGCGCAAAGAGCTGAGACCTCTTATGCAAGAACACAGGTTGAGCTGGCACAATGTCAATATTTACTGCCTAGACTTTCTGGTTTATGGACACACCTTGAGCGTCAAAAAGGGGGTATTGGTATGCGTGGTCCGGGAGAAACCGAGATCGAAACAGACAGACGTATCGTACGTGACCGAATTTCGCTACTAAAGGATAAAATCAAGACCATCGACAAACAAATGAGCATTCAGCGCAGTAATCGCGGTGCGATGGTTCGTGTGGCGCTTGTAGGATATACCAATGTTGGAAAATCGACTCTGATGAATGCGATTGGTAAAAGTGATGTTTTTGTTGAAAATAAATTATTTGCAACTTTAGATACCACTGTTCGAAAAGTAGTAATTAAAAACTTACCGTTTTTATTATCGGATACCGTAGGTTTTATTAGAAAATTGCCAACACAGCTGGTAGATTCGTTTAAAAGTACGCTCGATGAGGTACGTGAAGCCGATTTACTATTGCATGTTGTAGATATTTCGCACCCTGATTTTGAAGATCATATCGAATCGGTAAATCAAACTTTGTTAGAGATTAAGAGTAATGACAAACCAACGATTATGGTTTTTAATAAAATTGATGCCTACAAACATTTGACAATTGATGAAGATGATTTAATTACCGAAAGAACAAGAAGACATTATACGCTTGAGGAATGGAAACAGACCTGGATGAGTAATGTTGGAGAAGATAAAGCACTGTTTATCTCGGCAACACAAAAACAGAATTTTGAAGAATTCAGAGAAATGGTTTACGAGGCAGTCCGCCAGATTCATATCACGAGATTCCCTTATAACAAGTTTTTGTATCCGGATTATAAAGATGCAATTGAGAAAGAAGAGGAATAA
- a CDS encoding DUF3078 domain-containing protein, giving the protein MKKLALLLLILANFTFVHAQNSEKELIQNTEKAVKKINDTIEDEGWKAKGTVSLLLNQSSFNNWVAGGEDSFSGTLGINYDFNYKKDDLTWDNKILASYGLLQTKNADFEKKTDDRLEFNSIVGKKAFGDWYYSFFLNFRTQFTTGYLYGKDANGKEIRTENTKFMSPGYLTTGPGIYWSKTEDLKINFAPLTSKFTFVDRAYTSGIDQATGLPYVDGAYFGVDANKSMLYELGFYASVYYKLAIMTNVTAENTLNLYSNYLRDPQNVDINYSLNVIMKVNKFLSANLSFQAIYDDNAFSGFQTRQVFGVGINFGF; this is encoded by the coding sequence ATGAAAAAGCTAGCGTTATTACTCCTTATTTTAGCGAATTTTACTTTTGTTCATGCGCAAAATTCAGAAAAGGAACTAATCCAAAATACTGAAAAAGCAGTAAAAAAAATAAATGATACCATAGAAGACGAAGGATGGAAGGCAAAAGGTACCGTGTCTCTCTTACTGAATCAATCGAGTTTTAACAATTGGGTTGCCGGAGGTGAAGACAGCTTCTCTGGAACTTTAGGAATCAATTACGACTTTAACTATAAAAAAGACGATCTCACCTGGGACAATAAGATTCTGGCTTCGTATGGTCTTTTGCAAACTAAAAATGCAGATTTCGAAAAAAAGACCGATGACCGTTTAGAATTCAATTCAATTGTAGGGAAGAAAGCTTTTGGAGACTGGTATTATTCTTTCTTTTTAAATTTCAGAACCCAATTTACAACGGGTTATCTGTATGGTAAGGATGCAAACGGGAAGGAAATCAGAACTGAAAACACCAAGTTTATGTCTCCGGGATATCTCACTACGGGACCTGGTATTTACTGGTCTAAAACGGAGGATTTAAAAATAAACTTTGCTCCTCTAACTTCAAAATTTACTTTTGTAGACCGCGCTTATACTTCTGGAATTGATCAGGCAACAGGATTGCCTTATGTAGACGGGGCTTATTTTGGAGTAGATGCTAATAAAAGTATGTTATACGAACTTGGGTTTTATGCTTCGGTTTATTACAAACTGGCCATCATGACCAACGTAACTGCCGAGAATACTCTGAATTTGTATTCTAACTATTTAAGAGATCCGCAAAATGTAGATATCAACTACTCGTTGAATGTCATCATGAAAGTCAACAAATTTCTATCGGCAAACTTATCCTTCCAGGCCATCTATGACGATAATGCTTTCAGTGGATTCCAAACCAGGCAAGTATTTGGTGTAGGAATAAATTTTGGGTTTTAA
- a CDS encoding DUF2480 family protein: MEEIINKVANSALEVFDLEDYYPKGARVQIDISQWLLEGFLLKEKDFREHLKNHDWSQYQDQYVAINCSTDAIVPAWSSILVAIHLAPYAKKVVNGTIEDLETSLYEEILSKLDYTPYKGKPVIVKGCSRKPVPTQAYILAATYLQPFARSIMYGEACSAVPLYKEPKK, encoded by the coding sequence ATGGAAGAAATCATCAATAAAGTTGCCAATAGTGCCCTGGAGGTTTTTGATCTTGAAGATTATTACCCAAAAGGAGCACGTGTGCAAATCGATATATCTCAATGGCTTTTAGAAGGTTTTTTATTAAAGGAAAAAGACTTTAGAGAGCATTTAAAAAATCACGACTGGTCACAATATCAGGATCAGTATGTGGCTATAAACTGCAGTACAGATGCCATTGTTCCTGCCTGGTCTTCAATTCTGGTTGCGATACATTTGGCTCCGTACGCTAAAAAAGTGGTGAACGGAACTATAGAAGATCTGGAAACAAGCTTATACGAAGAAATTCTGAGCAAACTTGACTATACTCCTTATAAAGGCAAGCCTGTTATCGTGAAAGGCTGTTCCCGCAAACCTGTTCCTACTCAGGCATACATTTTGGCAGCAACCTATCTGCAGCCATTTGCAAGAAGTATCATGTATGGCGAGGCCTGTTCGGCAGTACCCTTATACAAAGAACCAAAGAAATAA
- a CDS encoding SUF system Fe-S cluster assembly protein: MEQEIDTNELGESIVKVLKGIYDPEIPVDIYELGLIYDVMVNTDYEVKILMTLTSPNCPVAESLPREVEEKVKTIENIKDVDVEITFDPPWSKDLMSEEAKLELGML, encoded by the coding sequence ATGGAACAAGAAATAGACACAAACGAATTAGGAGAATCTATCGTAAAAGTTTTAAAAGGCATTTATGATCCGGAGATTCCTGTAGACATATACGAGTTAGGATTGATTTACGATGTAATGGTCAACACCGATTACGAAGTAAAAATCTTAATGACTTTAACTTCTCCAAACTGCCCTGTTGCAGAAAGTTTACCAAGAGAAGTGGAAGAAAAAGTAAAAACAATTGAAAACATAAAAGATGTTGATGTTGAAATTACTTTCGACCCGCCATGGAGCAAAGACTTAATGAGCGAAGAAGCAAAATTAGAATTAGGAATGCTTTAA
- a CDS encoding SufE family protein, whose product MTIKEIQNEIIDEFSMFDDWMQRYEYIIELGKSLPLIKEEYKTDDNLIKGCQSKVWLQGEQKEDNIVFTADSDAILTKGIIAILIRAFSNQKASDILNADVDFIDEIGLKEHLSATRANGLVSMIKNIKMYALAFDAKNKN is encoded by the coding sequence ATGACGATAAAAGAAATACAAAACGAAATAATAGACGAATTTTCGATGTTTGATGACTGGATGCAACGTTACGAGTACATCATCGAATTAGGAAAAAGTCTTCCGTTAATCAAAGAAGAATATAAAACCGACGACAATTTAATTAAAGGTTGTCAGTCTAAAGTTTGGCTGCAAGGCGAACAAAAAGAAGACAACATTGTTTTTACTGCCGACAGTGATGCGATTTTGACTAAAGGAATTATCGCGATTTTAATTCGTGCATTCTCCAATCAAAAAGCATCAGATATTTTAAACGCCGATGTTGATTTTATTGACGAGATTGGTCTAAAAGAACATTTATCTGCAACACGTGCGAATGGTTTGGTATCGATGATTAAAAACATCAAAATGTACGCATTGGCTTTTGACGCAAAAAACAAAAATTAA
- a CDS encoding aminotransferase class V-fold PLP-dependent enzyme, whose amino-acid sequence MLDIQKIRADFPILSEKVNGKPLVYFDNGATSQKPQVVIDAIAKYYQEINANIHRGVHTLSQLATDAYEISRVKIQHHINAKFSHEVLFTSGTTHGINLVTNGFASILKPGDEVIVSSLEHHSNIVPWQMLCEKTGATLKVIPMNEDGELIIEAYDALLSEKTKVVTVNHISNALGIINPIKYMIEKAHAVGAAVLIDGAQAVPHLKPDVQDLDCDFYAFSGHKMCGPTGTGILYGKEEWLNKLPPYQGGGEMIKEVTFEKTTYADLPHKFEAGTPNIAGGIVLGTAVDYLNHIGFHNIHQHETHLLQHATKRLLEIEGLKIYGTGKNKASVISFNIDGIHPYDIGSIIDKLGIAVRTGHHCAQPIMNFFCIPGTIRASFSFYNTKEEIDIMVEAIKKAKTMLS is encoded by the coding sequence ATGTTAGACATCCAAAAAATAAGAGCTGATTTTCCGATACTTTCAGAAAAAGTAAACGGAAAACCTTTAGTATATTTCGACAACGGTGCAACTTCACAAAAACCACAAGTTGTGATTGATGCAATTGCAAAGTATTATCAGGAAATAAATGCCAACATTCATCGTGGTGTGCATACTTTAAGCCAATTGGCGACTGATGCTTACGAAATTTCGAGAGTAAAAATCCAACATCATATCAATGCGAAATTCTCGCACGAAGTACTTTTTACTTCCGGAACCACTCACGGAATTAACTTAGTAACCAACGGTTTTGCTTCAATCTTAAAGCCCGGAGACGAAGTTATTGTTTCTTCATTAGAGCATCATAGTAACATTGTGCCCTGGCAAATGTTATGTGAGAAAACAGGAGCAACTCTTAAAGTGATTCCTATGAATGAGGATGGTGAGCTAATAATAGAAGCTTATGATGCCTTATTGTCAGAAAAGACAAAAGTGGTAACGGTAAACCATATTTCGAACGCATTGGGAATTATCAATCCGATCAAATACATGATTGAAAAGGCTCATGCTGTTGGCGCTGCTGTTTTGATTGACGGTGCGCAGGCTGTGCCACATTTAAAACCTGATGTTCAGGATTTAGATTGTGATTTTTATGCTTTTTCAGGACATAAAATGTGCGGACCAACGGGAACGGGAATTCTTTATGGAAAAGAAGAATGGCTGAACAAATTACCTCCGTACCAGGGGGGCGGTGAAATGATCAAAGAGGTTACTTTCGAGAAAACGACTTATGCCGATTTACCTCATAAATTTGAAGCAGGAACTCCAAATATTGCCGGTGGAATTGTTTTAGGAACGGCTGTTGATTATTTGAACCATATTGGTTTTCATAACATTCATCAGCATGAAACGCATTTGTTACAGCATGCAACTAAACGTTTGTTAGAAATCGAAGGATTGAAAATTTACGGAACCGGAAAAAATAAAGCTTCAGTGATTTCGTTTAATATTGATGGAATTCATCCGTATGATATTGGTTCGATTATTGACAAACTTGGAATCGCGGTGAGAACCGGACATCATTGTGCGCAGCCAATCATGAATTTTTTCTGTATTCCGGGAACGATTCGTGCTTCCTTTTCTTTTTACAATACCAAAGAAGAAATTGACATAATGGTTGAGGCCATTAAAAAAGCGAAAACTATGTTAAGCTAA
- a CDS encoding serine hydrolase domain-containing protein produces MKRVLKLLVLVLILAFLYFGFTTYPKLDLISGFSAKSVASGHFIDNRSKELIEKTDNDIHMIDLAENTIDDTGKFAVSTVYGLKERKAIYREGLGATLIDDDYDISKPYLLPKRTKLVNNLSFPYGNKEPKDTAFSNIDYAKLKKAVDGSFDLKGQKNKRSRAVVVVYKDKLIAEKYDTGFNKDSKILGWSMTKSITSSAFGVLAKQRKFDIYKPAPIAEWRNDDRKKITVNDLLHMNSGLEWEEDYTKICDATEMLFQAEDMGKMQMDKPAKFKPNTHWYYSSGTTNLLSRILRSQFKTQQEYLDFWYSAVIDKIGMNSMIVEQDMSGIFVGSSYAWATARDWSKFGLLYLHKGNWNGEQVLEESWVKYTATPTNTSNGGYGAQFWLNAGGKFPDAPRDMFYCNGYQGQMVAIIPSLDMVIVRMGVNEGDHYFDFNEFLKEIISSIKK; encoded by the coding sequence ATGAAAAGAGTTCTTAAATTACTTGTACTTGTTTTAATTCTTGCCTTTTTATATTTTGGATTTACTACTTATCCCAAACTGGATTTGATTTCAGGCTTTTCGGCCAAAAGTGTAGCATCGGGTCATTTTATTGACAATCGTTCGAAGGAATTAATCGAAAAAACGGATAATGATATCCACATGATTGATTTAGCGGAGAATACTATTGATGATACCGGTAAGTTTGCTGTTTCTACAGTTTATGGTTTGAAAGAAAGAAAAGCAATTTACAGAGAAGGACTGGGCGCTACTTTGATTGATGATGATTATGATATTTCGAAACCATACCTGCTTCCAAAAAGAACAAAATTGGTTAATAATCTTTCTTTTCCTTATGGGAATAAAGAACCAAAGGATACTGCTTTTTCAAATATTGATTATGCCAAACTGAAAAAAGCAGTGGACGGCTCATTTGATTTAAAAGGTCAAAAGAATAAGCGTTCGCGTGCCGTAGTAGTGGTATATAAAGATAAACTGATTGCTGAAAAATACGATACAGGTTTTAATAAAGACAGTAAAATTCTAGGATGGTCGATGACTAAAAGTATCACTAGTTCAGCTTTTGGTGTTTTAGCGAAACAACGAAAATTTGATATTTATAAACCAGCTCCGATTGCGGAATGGCGAAATGACGATCGTAAAAAGATTACCGTTAATGATTTGCTTCATATGAACTCTGGTTTAGAATGGGAGGAAGATTATACAAAAATTTGTGATGCGACTGAAATGCTTTTTCAGGCAGAAGATATGGGGAAAATGCAAATGGATAAACCGGCTAAATTTAAACCTAATACACATTGGTACTATTCTTCTGGAACTACGAACTTATTGTCCCGAATTTTAAGAAGTCAGTTTAAGACACAACAGGAATATCTCGATTTTTGGTACAGTGCTGTGATTGATAAAATTGGGATGAATTCGATGATTGTGGAGCAGGATATGTCGGGAATTTTTGTGGGATCTTCTTATGCATGGGCAACAGCGAGAGACTGGTCAAAATTTGGACTACTATATTTGCATAAGGGAAATTGGAACGGAGAGCAGGTTTTAGAAGAAAGCTGGGTAAAGTATACGGCAACTCCAACCAATACTTCAAATGGGGGTTATGGGGCTCAGTTTTGGTTAAATGCCGGAGGGAAATTTCCTGATGCTCCACGTGACATGTTTTATTGTAACGGCTATCAGGGACAAATGGTAGCGATTATTCCGTCTCTGGATATGGTAATCGTTAGGATGGGGGTGAATGAAGGAGATCATTATTTTGATTTTAATGAATTTTTGAAGGAGATCATTTCTTCAATAAAAAAATAA
- the sufD gene encoding Fe-S cluster assembly protein SufD has protein sequence MDLKEKLVSSFMAFEERVDVHSDLHDIRTKALKNFENKGFPTKKEEAWKYTSLNAILKNDFTVFPKQESAIEFNQVKKYFLHEIDTYKLVFIDGVFSSHLSSTTHDGIDVCLMSSALTKPKYKMIIDTYFNQIASKDDSLTSLNTAFASEGAFINIPKKKVADKSIEIMYFSTGNEAALMVQPRNLIIVGENSHVQIIERHQSLNENPVLTNSVTEIFAQKRAIIDYYKIQNDASEANLVDNTYVSQQQESHASVHTFSFGGNLTRNNLNFFHFGERLTSTLNGISILNDKQHVDHYTLVNHATPNCESFQDYKGIFSDRSTGVFNGKVLVEKEAQKTNAFQKSNNILLSDKATINAKPQLEIFADDVKCSHGCTVGQLDETAMFYMQSRGIPKKEAKALLMYAFSNAVIESIKIPELKQRITKIIATKLGVNLGFDL, from the coding sequence ATGGATTTAAAAGAAAAATTAGTATCGTCTTTTATGGCTTTTGAAGAGCGTGTCGATGTACATTCAGATTTGCATGACATTCGCACCAAAGCACTAAAAAACTTTGAAAATAAAGGTTTCCCAACCAAAAAGGAAGAAGCTTGGAAATACACATCGTTAAACGCCATCTTAAAAAATGACTTTACGGTTTTTCCTAAGCAGGAAAGTGCAATCGAATTTAATCAGGTAAAGAAATATTTTTTACATGAAATAGACACTTATAAATTAGTGTTTATCGATGGTGTTTTTAGCTCGCATTTGTCTTCAACTACACATGACGGAATCGATGTTTGCTTAATGTCTTCAGCATTGACCAAACCAAAATATAAAATGATCATTGATACCTACTTCAATCAGATTGCAAGTAAAGACGATAGTTTGACTTCGTTGAATACAGCCTTTGCAAGTGAAGGAGCTTTCATCAATATCCCAAAAAAGAAAGTAGCCGACAAATCTATCGAAATTATGTATTTCTCGACAGGTAACGAAGCTGCATTAATGGTTCAGCCAAGAAACCTGATTATTGTGGGTGAAAATTCACATGTTCAGATTATCGAGCGTCACCAGAGTTTAAATGAGAATCCTGTTCTGACCAATTCGGTTACAGAGATTTTCGCTCAAAAACGTGCCATCATCGATTATTACAAAATTCAAAACGACGCTAGCGAAGCGAATTTAGTAGACAATACTTATGTTTCACAACAACAGGAAAGTCATGCTTCTGTGCATACGTTTTCTTTTGGAGGAAATCTGACTCGTAACAACTTAAACTTTTTCCATTTTGGCGAAAGATTAACCAGTACGCTTAACGGAATCTCGATTCTAAACGACAAACAGCACGTTGATCATTATACTTTGGTGAATCACGCAACGCCAAATTGTGAAAGTTTCCAGGATTATAAAGGAATTTTCTCTGATCGCTCTACTGGAGTTTTCAACGGAAAAGTTTTAGTAGAAAAAGAAGCTCAAAAAACAAATGCTTTCCAAAAAAGCAACAACATTTTGTTGAGTGACAAAGCTACGATCAATGCCAAGCCGCAATTGGAAATTTTTGCCGATGACGTAAAATGTTCTCACGGTTGTACGGTTGGACAATTAGATGAAACCGCAATGTTCTACATGCAGTCACGCGGAATCCCTAAAAAAGAGGCTAAAGCTTTATTGATGTACGCCTTCTCGAATGCCGTAATCGAAAGCATCAAAATACCGGAACTAAAACAACGAATTACTAAAATCATCGCCACAAAACTAGGCGTGAATTTAGGATTTGATTTGTAA
- the sufC gene encoding Fe-S cluster assembly ATPase SufC codes for MLSIKNLHASIGDKEILKGINIEVKAGEVHAIMGPNGSGKSTLSAVIAGNENYEVTDGEVFLDGEDLADLAPEERAHKGVFLSFQYPVEIPGVSVTNFMKTAINETRKANGQDEMPANEMLKVIRDKSELLEIDRKFLSRSLNEGFSGGEKKRNEIFQMAMLEPKLAILDETDSGLDIDALRIVANGVNKLKSEKNAIIVITHYQRLLDYIVPDFVHVLYNGRIVKSGGKELAYELEEKGYDWIKAEN; via the coding sequence ATGTTATCAATAAAAAACCTTCACGCCTCAATTGGTGATAAAGAAATCCTTAAAGGAATTAATATAGAAGTAAAAGCTGGCGAAGTACACGCTATCATGGGACCAAACGGTTCAGGAAAAAGTACACTTTCGGCTGTAATTGCCGGAAACGAAAACTATGAAGTTACTGACGGAGAAGTTTTCCTAGACGGAGAAGATCTTGCTGATCTTGCTCCTGAAGAAAGAGCACATAAAGGAGTTTTCCTTTCTTTTCAATATCCTGTAGAAATTCCGGGAGTTAGCGTAACTAACTTCATGAAAACTGCAATCAACGAAACCCGTAAAGCAAACGGTCAGGACGAAATGCCAGCAAACGAAATGCTGAAAGTAATTCGTGATAAATCTGAATTATTAGAAATCGACCGTAAATTTTTATCTCGTTCGCTTAACGAAGGATTTTCCGGAGGAGAGAAAAAAAGAAATGAGATTTTTCAAATGGCAATGTTAGAGCCAAAATTAGCCATCCTTGACGAAACAGATTCTGGTCTTGATATCGACGCCCTTAGAATTGTTGCAAATGGTGTTAACAAATTGAAAAGCGAGAAAAACGCTATCATCGTAATCACACACTACCAACGTTTATTAGATTATATCGTTCCGGATTTCGTTCACGTTCTTTACAACGGAAGAATCGTAAAATCTGGCGGAAAAGAACTAGCTTACGAATTGGAAGAAAAAGGATACGACTGGATTAAAGCAGAAAATTAG
- a CDS encoding flavodoxin family protein, with translation MEDKKVIILGSSRKNGNTTRIADEISKETGIDVINLSDYNISYYDYESKNREDDFFPLIKGIIEKYDTLIFATPIYWYNMSGIMKVFFDRFSDLIRIEKETGRKLRGKKIGVISNSHDNEIEESFYIPFKKSADYLGMEYLGHAHFNANILNETTKIELTFI, from the coding sequence ATGGAAGATAAAAAAGTAATCATTTTAGGTTCATCCAGAAAAAACGGAAATACAACCAGAATCGCGGATGAAATTTCTAAAGAAACCGGAATAGATGTGATTAATCTTAGTGATTATAATATTTCCTATTATGATTACGAAAGTAAGAACAGAGAAGATGATTTTTTTCCTTTAATAAAAGGTATCATCGAAAAGTATGACACTTTAATTTTTGCAACGCCTATATATTGGTATAATATGAGTGGAATCATGAAGGTTTTCTTTGACCGCTTTTCGGATTTAATCCGAATTGAAAAAGAAACCGGAAGAAAACTCAGAGGGAAGAAAATTGGTGTGATCTCCAATTCACACGATAATGAAATTGAAGAGAGTTTTTACATTCCGTTCAAAAAATCAGCCGATTATCTAGGCATGGAATATTTAGGACACGCGCATTTTAATGCCAACATCCTAAACGAAACAACAAAAATAGAATTGACATTTATATAA